One Saimiri boliviensis isolate mSaiBol1 chromosome 17, mSaiBol1.pri, whole genome shotgun sequence genomic window carries:
- the EME1 gene encoding crossover junction endonuclease EME1 isoform X1: MALKKSSPSLDSGDSDSEELPTFAFLNKEPSTKRRRPEREEKIVVVDISDSEASCPPSPGLKDSPPVLDTAETVTQTQPVSLLSSGSEDEESIPLAQRLICKFLTHRQLSPENSSSLIKSVLDHQNNEGVSCDWKRQPFSKIPEGRLQDTPERSALDNTDPILDSCRQLPAYQYTCPGQSSSLAVTKTNSEILPPQKKTKQSQKVQGRGSQGCQQQRQARQKESTLRRRERQKAAPVTRMKAQRPEECLKHIIVVLDPVLLQMEGGGQLLGALQSMECRCVIEVQAVPCSVTWRRRAEPSEDGEDWAEEPIVLVLLRAEAFVSMIYNGKQGSLDSTRKEKETFQGFVTDITARTAGKTLSLVIVDQEKCFSAQNPPRRGKQGTNKQTKEKQQRQPEASTGSMVSRVDVEEALVDLQLHTEAQAQIVQSWKELADFACAFTKAVAETPFKKLRDETTFSFCVESDWAGGVKVDRAGRGLSLVWRRQIQQLNRVSLEMASAVVHAYPSPQLLVQAYRQCFSEQERQNLLADIQVRRGEGVTSTSRRVGPELSRRIYLQMTALQPDLSLDSAD, translated from the exons ATGGCTCTGAAGAAGTCATCACCCTCACTGGATTCTGGTGATAGTGACTCTGAGGAGTTGCCAACATTTGCCTTTCTGAACAAGGAACCTTCAACAAAGAGGAGACGGcctgaaagggaagagaagattGTAGTGGTTGACATCTCAGATTCTGAGGCCTCCTGTCCTCCATCACCAGGCTTGAAAGATTCACCACCTGTCCTAGACACAGCTGAAACTGTCACACAAACACAGCCAGTCAGTTTGCTAAGCAGTGGAAGTGAGGATGAAGAATCTATTCCTCTAGCTCAGAGACTTATATGTAAGTTTCTAACCCACAGGCAACTGAGCCCTGAGAACTCTAGCTCCCTAATTAAAAGTGTTTTGGATCATCAAAATAATGAAGGTGTGTCATGTGACTGGAAAAGGCAGCCCTTTTCAAAGATCCCTGAAGGTCGCCTCCAGGATACTCCAGAGAGGAGTGCATTAGATAACACGGACCCAATCTTAGATTCATGCCGTCAGCTTCCAGCCTACCAGTATACCTGCCCTGGCCAGAGCAGCAGCTTGGCAGTAAccaaaacaaattctgaaatcctcccaccccaaaagaaaaccaaacagagTCAGAAGGTCCAGGGAAGAGGCTCACAGGGatgccagcagcagagacaagCAAGGCAGAAGGAAAGCACCCTGAGACGACGGGAAAGACAGAAAGCAGCACCGGTAACCAGGATGAAAGCCCAGAGGCCAGAGGAATGCTTAAAACACATCATCGTGGTGCTGGATCCAG TGCTTTTACAGATGGAAGGTGGGGGCCAGCTCCTGGGAGCACTGCAGTCCATGGAGTGCCGCTGTGTGATTGAGGTGCAGGCCGTGCCTTGCAGTGTCACTTGGAGGAGAAGGGCTGAGCCGTCTGAG GATGGAGAGGACTGGGCAGAGGAGCCAATAGTCCTGGTGCTGCTCCGGGCAGAGGCATTTGTGTCCATGATCTACAATGGAAAACAG GGAAGCCTGGACAGCActaggaaagagaaggaaacattTCAGGGCTTTGTAACTGATATCACAGCAAGGACAGCAGGGAAAACTCTGTCACTGGTGATTGTGGATCAAGAGAAATGCTTCAG TGCTCAGAATCCTCCGAGAAGAGGGAAACAGGGAACAAATAAACAGACGAAGGAGAAGCAGCAGAGACAACCAGAGGCCAGCACAGGGTCCATGGTATCCAGGGTAGACGTGGAAGAG GCATTGGTGGATCTGCAGCTACACACGGAAGCCCAGGCTCAAATTGTGCAGAGCTGGAAAGAGCTGGCTGACTTCGCATGTGCATTCACAAAGGCTGTGGCTGAGACGCCCTTCAA GAAGCTCCGAGATGAAACTACCTTCTCCTTCTGTGTGGAGAGTGACTGGGCTGGAGGGGTGAAGGTGGACCGTGCTGGCAGGGGACTCTCACTGGTCTGGAGGAGACAGATTCAGCAGCTGAACCGAGTCAGCCTGGAAATGGCCAGCGCAGTTGTGCATGCCTATCCCTCCCCACAGCTTCTGGTACAG GCTTATCGGCAGTGTTTTTCGGAGCAAGAACGCCAGAATCTGCTTGCAGACATACAGGTGCGCCGTGGAGAAGGTGTGACATCCACCTCTCGCCGTGTTGGACCAGAGCTATCCAGGCGTATCTACCTTCAGATGACTGCTTTACAGCCAGATCTCTCTTTAGATAGTGCTGACTGA
- the EME1 gene encoding crossover junction endonuclease EME1 isoform X2 — protein sequence MALKKSSPSLDSGDSDSEELPTFAFLNKEPSTKRRRPEREEKIVVVDISDSEASCPPSPGLKDSPPVLDTAETVTQTQPVSLLSSGSEDEESIPLAQRLICKFLTHRQLSPENSSSLIKSVLDHQNNEGVSCDWKRQPFSKIPEGRLQDTPERSALDNTDPILDSCRQLPAYQYTCPGQSSSLAVTKTNSEILPPQKKTKQSQKVQGRGSQGCQQQRQARQKESTLRRRERQKAAPVTRMKAQRPEECLKHIIVVLDPVLLQMEGGGQLLGALQSMECRCVIEVQAVPCSVTWRRRAEPSEDGEDWAEEPIVLVLLRAEAFVSMIYNGKQGSLDSTRKEKETFQGFVTDITARTAGKTLSLVIVDQEKCFSLELLSFDFLPCTSAQNPPRRGKQGTNKQTKEKQQRQPEASTGSMVSRVDVEEALVDLQLHTEAQAQIVQSWKELADFACAFTKAVAETPFKKLRDETTFSFCVESDWAGGVKVDRAGRGLSLVWRRQIQQLNRVSLEMASAVVHAYPSPQLLVQAYRQCFSEQERQNLLADIQVRRGEGVTSTSRRVGPELSRRIYLQMTALQPDLSLDSAD from the exons ATGGCTCTGAAGAAGTCATCACCCTCACTGGATTCTGGTGATAGTGACTCTGAGGAGTTGCCAACATTTGCCTTTCTGAACAAGGAACCTTCAACAAAGAGGAGACGGcctgaaagggaagagaagattGTAGTGGTTGACATCTCAGATTCTGAGGCCTCCTGTCCTCCATCACCAGGCTTGAAAGATTCACCACCTGTCCTAGACACAGCTGAAACTGTCACACAAACACAGCCAGTCAGTTTGCTAAGCAGTGGAAGTGAGGATGAAGAATCTATTCCTCTAGCTCAGAGACTTATATGTAAGTTTCTAACCCACAGGCAACTGAGCCCTGAGAACTCTAGCTCCCTAATTAAAAGTGTTTTGGATCATCAAAATAATGAAGGTGTGTCATGTGACTGGAAAAGGCAGCCCTTTTCAAAGATCCCTGAAGGTCGCCTCCAGGATACTCCAGAGAGGAGTGCATTAGATAACACGGACCCAATCTTAGATTCATGCCGTCAGCTTCCAGCCTACCAGTATACCTGCCCTGGCCAGAGCAGCAGCTTGGCAGTAAccaaaacaaattctgaaatcctcccaccccaaaagaaaaccaaacagagTCAGAAGGTCCAGGGAAGAGGCTCACAGGGatgccagcagcagagacaagCAAGGCAGAAGGAAAGCACCCTGAGACGACGGGAAAGACAGAAAGCAGCACCGGTAACCAGGATGAAAGCCCAGAGGCCAGAGGAATGCTTAAAACACATCATCGTGGTGCTGGATCCAG TGCTTTTACAGATGGAAGGTGGGGGCCAGCTCCTGGGAGCACTGCAGTCCATGGAGTGCCGCTGTGTGATTGAGGTGCAGGCCGTGCCTTGCAGTGTCACTTGGAGGAGAAGGGCTGAGCCGTCTGAG GATGGAGAGGACTGGGCAGAGGAGCCAATAGTCCTGGTGCTGCTCCGGGCAGAGGCATTTGTGTCCATGATCTACAATGGAAAACAG GGAAGCCTGGACAGCActaggaaagagaaggaaacattTCAGGGCTTTGTAACTGATATCACAGCAAGGACAGCAGGGAAAACTCTGTCACTGGTGATTGTGGATCAAGAGAAATGCTTCAG CCTGGAGCTGCTGTCCTTTGATTTCCTCCCCTGCACCAGTGCTCAGAATCCTCCGAGAAGAGGGAAACAGGGAACAAATAAACAGACGAAGGAGAAGCAGCAGAGACAACCAGAGGCCAGCACAGGGTCCATGGTATCCAGGGTAGACGTGGAAGAG GCATTGGTGGATCTGCAGCTACACACGGAAGCCCAGGCTCAAATTGTGCAGAGCTGGAAAGAGCTGGCTGACTTCGCATGTGCATTCACAAAGGCTGTGGCTGAGACGCCCTTCAA GAAGCTCCGAGATGAAACTACCTTCTCCTTCTGTGTGGAGAGTGACTGGGCTGGAGGGGTGAAGGTGGACCGTGCTGGCAGGGGACTCTCACTGGTCTGGAGGAGACAGATTCAGCAGCTGAACCGAGTCAGCCTGGAAATGGCCAGCGCAGTTGTGCATGCCTATCCCTCCCCACAGCTTCTGGTACAG GCTTATCGGCAGTGTTTTTCGGAGCAAGAACGCCAGAATCTGCTTGCAGACATACAGGTGCGCCGTGGAGAAGGTGTGACATCCACCTCTCGCCGTGTTGGACCAGAGCTATCCAGGCGTATCTACCTTCAGATGACTGCTTTACAGCCAGATCTCTCTTTAGATAGTGCTGACTGA
- the MRPL27 gene encoding large ribosomal subunit protein bL27m, which produces MALAVLVLRIRTAVTSLLSPAPATALAVRYASKKTGSSSKNLGGKSSGRRLGIKKMEGHYVHAGNILGTQRHFRWHPGAHVGLGRKKCLYALEEGIVRYTKDVYVPHPKNTEAVDLITKLPKGAVLYKTFVHVVPTKPEGTFKLVAML; this is translated from the exons ATGGCGTTGGCGGTGCTGGTGCTGAGGATCCGGACAGCTG tTACATCCTTGTTGAGCCCCGCTCCGGCTACAGCTCTTGCTGTCAGATATGCTTCCAAGAAGACGGGTAGTAGCTCCAAAAACCTCGGTGGAAAGTCGTCAGGCAGACGCCTAGGCATTAAGAAAATGGAAG GACACTATGTTCATGCTGGGAACATCCTTGGAACACAGCGCCATTTCCGCTGGCACCCAGGTGCCCAT GTGGGTCTTGGGAGGAAAAAATGTCTATATGCCCTGGAAGAGGGGATAGTCCGCTACACTAAGGATGTCTACGTGCCTCATCCCAAAAACACGGAGGCTGTGGATCTCATCACCAAGCTGCCCAAGGGTGCTGTGCTCTACAAGACTTTTGTCCACGTGGTTCCTACCAAGCCTGAGGGCACCTTCAAACTGGTAGCTATGCTTTGA